The Bacteroides sp. region CGCTTTCAGGGCATTTGGCCATTCCTTTCTCATCGAAAGCGAGGCGATGGCCAAACTCACTCATCCAGCCAATGTGACGGGCTGGATTACCTACCACCAGGGCATAGGCAGGCACGTCGCGAATGACCACGGCCCCTGCACCAATAAAGGCGAACTCCCCAATCTCAATACCACAAACAACGGTGGCATTGGCACCTATGCTTGCCCCTTGCCGCACCAGGGTCTTAACGTACTGATCCTTGCGTACCACAGCACTGCGGGGATTTACGATGTTGGTAAAAACCATCGAAGGACCCA contains the following coding sequences:
- a CDS encoding acyltransferase is translated as MKEKEYFHHETAVIDPGCKIGKGTKIWHFTHIMPDCELGEHCNLGQNVVISPGVVLGNNVKVQNNVSIYTGVICEDDVFLGPSMVFTNIVNPRSAVVRKDQYVKTLVRQGASIGANATVVCGIEIGEFAFIGAGAVVIRDVPAYALVVGNPARHIGWMSEFGHRLAFDEKGMAKCPESGQTYALENGKVRRIS